Proteins from a genomic interval of Helicoverpa armigera isolate CAAS_96S chromosome 9, ASM3070526v1, whole genome shotgun sequence:
- the LOC110372711 gene encoding cytoplasmic tRNA 2-thiolation protein 1, translating to MPIPCRRECGKNAVLKRPKTGDALCKECFFWAFETEIHYTITKAELFKKGDSVAIGASGGKDSTVLAYVLKTLNQRYNYGLKLMLLSIDEGITGYRDDSLETVKQNRDDYEMPLKILSYKDLYGWTMDEIVAQIGRKNNCTFCGVFRRQALDRGAAMLGVKCIATGHNADDIAETVLMNVLRGDIARLKRCTAIATGSEGSIPRVKPLKYTYEKEIVMYAHYKKLVYFSTECVFAPNAYRGHARALLKDMEKIRPACIMDIIYSGETMSVKEQVSLPTQRICSRCKFVSSQEVCKACVLLEGLNKGLPKLGIGKSSKAKRMLDEYNAKQAQNGTNTLEEAVKDLNDTDSIAVPKPKAVVKSKNKANKENTTNNESCNKNNCCGGSCKRKTSVDPATSNKKLDMLLEQYGLDESSSTEKHSSASTHKVNGVNDDNGSDHSDDETPFTAQDDDDTCGGTCGGVGSLQIAF from the exons ATGCCTATTCCGTGCCGAAGGGAGTGTGGAAAGAATGCAGTTTTAAAA cGACCCAAAACTGGCGATGCTCTCTGCAAGGAATGCTTTTTCTGGGCATTTGAAACTGAAATCCATTACACAATAACAAAAGCAGAATTGTTCAAGAAAGGAGATTCTGTTGCAATCGGTGCTTCTGGTGGCAAAGACTCGACTGTACTTGCGTACGTCCTCAAGACATTAAATCAGAGATATAACTATGGATTGAAACTTATGCTGCTGTCTATAGATGAAGGAATCACAGGCTACAGAGATGACAGTCTTGAAACAGTTAAACAGAACCGAGATGATTATGAGATGCCTTTGAAAATACTGTCGTACAAAGACTTGTATGGCTGGACTATGGATGAAATAGTGGCTCAGATAGGCAGGAAGAACAACTGTACTTTCTGTGGGGTGTTCAGGAGACAGGCTCTGGACAGAGGGGCTGCTATGCTGGGGGTCAAGTGTATTGCAACAGGACACAATGCTGATGATATAGCTGAGACTGTGCTCATGAATGTTCTCAGAGGAGACATTGCAAGGCTGAAGAGGTGTACAGCTATAGCTACT GGCAGTGAAGGCTCAATACCAAGAGTAAAACCCCTCAAGTACACATATGAAAAGGAGATAGTAATGTATGCACATTACAAGAAGCTGGTCTACTTCTCCACAGAGTGTGTGTTTGCTCCCAATGCATACAGAGGACATGCTCGAGCACTGCTCAAGGATATGGAGAAGATCAGGCCAGCTTGCATCATGGACATCATCTACTCAG GTGAAACAATGTCAGTAAAGGAACAAGTATCTCTCCCTACACAAAGGATATGCAGTCGCTGCAAGTTTGTCTCATCGCAGGAGGTCTGCAAGGCGTGTGTCCTCCTTGAAGGCCTAAACAAAGGCTTGCCTAAGCTGGGCATAGGAAAGAGTTCCAAAGCAAAGAGAATGCTTGATGAGTACAATGCTAAACAGGCACAGAATGGAACTAATACACTAGAAGAAGCTGTTAAAGATTTGAATGATACAGATAGTATAGCAGTACCAAAACCTAAGGCAgtagttaaaagtaaaaataaggcCAACAAAGAAAATACAACCAATAATGAGTCatgtaataaaaacaactgttgtGGAGGAAgctgtaaaagaaaaacaagtgtTGATCCAGCAACTAGTAATAAGAAACTCGACATGCTCCTTGAACAGTATGGTTTAGATGAGAGTTCTAGTACAGAGAAACACTCAAGTGCAAGTACCCATAAGGTAAATGGAGTGAATGATGACAATGGTTCAGATCATTCTGATGATGAGACCCCATTCACTGCACAGGATGATGACGACACATGTGGAGGCACGTGTGGTGGAGTAGGATCACTACAGATAGCCTTCTGa
- the Pea gene encoding ATP-dependent RNA helicase DHX8, whose product MDEVAKLEHLSLVSKVCTELDNHLGLNDKDLAEFIIDIADKNPAFDSFKKALIENGAEFSDSFMTNLLRIIQHMKPTNTTQKAETSQEHSNPLANKFPGLAIPNEKPPKFSSDEESEEEDEKSTKRLTAKEIFKDESKADISDSVVDQAMAELEALAPSQGGPGRESKKDIPKEDIKKRERSHSRDRKDVSRRRERSRERDRDRKSRRSRSRDKRSSSRDRRSRSRDRRSRSRGRRSRSRNRDRDRRKRSRSRPTSSLHRSRDRQRRSKSRGRTSPSRGRSSPARGKRSPSREREHKYDYGKKSRKRSPEVEMSDDPEPGKIYNGRVANIVPFGCFVQIEGVRKRWEGLVHISQLRSEGRVTNVSDVVNRGDKVKVKVISVTGQKVSLTMKDVCQETGKDLNPTSHAHLEAEREGRNPDRPPPNATVLAGLQGGLDPDEDSSRKRVTRISSPERWEIKQMISSGVIDKSELPDFDEETGLLPKDEDGEADIEIELVEEEPPFLQGHGRALHDLSPVRIVKNPDGSLAQAAMMQSALSKERREQKMIQREQEMESLPMGLNKNWIDPLPESDGRALAANMRGTGITPQDLPEWKKHVIGGKKSSFGKKTNLSLLEQRQSLPIYKLRDELTKAVADNQILIVIGETGSGKTTQITQYLAECGLTARGKIACTQPRRVAAMSVAKRVAEEFGCRLGQEVGYTIRFEDCTSPETVIKYMTDGMLLRECLMDLDLKTYSVIMLDEAHERTIHTDVLFGLLKQAVQKRPELKLIVTSATLDAVKFSQYFFEAPIFTIPGRTFPVEVLYTKEPETDYLDASLITVMQIHLREPPGDILLFLTGQEEIDTACEILYERMKSLGPDVPELIILPVYSALPSEMQTRIFEPAPPGSRKVVIATNIAETSLTIDGIYYVVDPGFVKQKVYNSKTGMDSLVVTPISQAAAKQRAGRAGRTGPGKCYRLYTERAYRDEMLPTPVPEIQRTNLATTVLQLKTMGINDLLHFDFMDAPPVESLIMALEQLHSLSALDSEGLLTRLGRRMAEFPLEPNLSKILIMSVALQCSDEILTIVSMLSVQNVFYRPKDKQALADQKKAKFNQPEGDHLTLLAVYNSWRNNKFSNAWCYENFVQIRTLKRAQDVRKQLLGIMDRHKLDVVSAGKNTVRIQKTICSGFFRNAAKKDPQEGYRTLVDSQVVYIHPSSALFNRQPEWVIYHELVQTTKEYMREVTTIDPKWLVEFAPAFFKFSDPTKLSKFKKNQRLEPLYNKYEEPNAWRISRVRRRRN is encoded by the exons ATGGATGAAGTTGCGAAATTAGAGCACCTTTCTTTGGTGTCAAAAGTTTGTACAGAGCTGGACAATCATTTAGGATTGAATGATAAAGATTTAG ctGAATTCATCATTGACATAGCTGACAAAAATCCTGCATTTGACTCTTTCAAGAAGGCACTTATTGAAAATGGAGCAGAATTTTCAGATTCCTTTATGACTAACTTGTTACGTATCATACAGCATATGAAACCTACCAACACAACACAGAAAGCTGAGACTAGTCAAGAACATTCAAATCCACTTGCCAATAAGTTTCCAGGATTGGCTATCCCTAATGAGAAGCCTCCCAAATTTTCTTCAGATGAAGAAAGTGAGGAAGAAGATGAGAAGTCAACCAAAAGACTGACAgctaaagaaatattcaaagatGAGTCAAAAGCTGATATAAGTGACTCAGTGGTTGATCAAGCAATGGCGGAGCTAGAAGCATTAGCTCCATCACAAGGTGGTCCTGGGAGAGAATCCAAAAAAGACATTCCTAAGGAAGATATAAAAAAGAGGGAAAGAAGCCACAGTAGAGATCGCAAAGATGTTAGTAGGAGAAGGGAAAGATCCAGAGAGAGAGATAGGGATAGAAAAAGCAGGCGTAGCAGGAGTAGAGACAAGAGAAGTAGTAGTAGGGATAGGAGGAGTCGCAGTAGGGATAGAAGAAGTCGTAGTAGAGGCCGTAGGAGTAGAAGTCGTAACAGGGACCGAGATAGAAGGAAGAGGTCCAGGAGTCGCCCCACATCCAGTCTTCACAGGTCTAGAGACAGGCAAAGAAGATCCAAGTCTAGAGGAAGGACATCTCCATCCAGAGGAAGATCATCTCCAGCTCGAGGCAAGAGGTCTCCGTCTAGAGAAAGGGAACATAAATATGACTATGGCAAGAAGTCTAGGAAGAGGAGCCCTGAGGTTGAGATGAGTGATGATCCTGAACCAGGAAag atctaCAATGGTAGAGTGGCAAACATAGTACCATTTGGGTGCTTTGTGCAAATAGAAGGAGTGAGGAAGAGATGGGAAGGCTTGGTGCATATCTCACAGCTGCGGTCAGAGGGCCGAGTGACCAATGTCTCTGATGTTGTCAATAGAGGCGACAAAGTTAAG GTCAAAGTAATATCAGTGACTGGACAGAAAGTATCTCTCACCATGAAGGATGTATGTCAAGAAACTGGCAAAGATCTGAATCCAACATCACATGCACATTTGGAG GCTGAACGCGAAGGTCGCAATCCCGATCGTCCCCCACCGAACGCCACAGTGTTAGCTGGTCTACAGGGAGGCCTGGACCCCGACGAAGACTCAAGTAGAAAGAGAGTCACCAGAATCTCCAGTCCTGAGAGATGGGAGATTAAACAG ATGATATCATCGGGAGTAATAGACAAAAGCGAGCTACCCGACTTTGACGAGGAGACAGGTCTTCTACCAAAAGACGAAGACGGCGAAGCAGACATCGAGATCGAACTTGTTGAAGAAGAACCTCCTTTCTTACAAGGACATGGCCGTGCTCTACACGACCTGTCGCCAGTCAGGATTGTCAAGAACCCTGACGGTTCTCTCGCTCAAGCCGCCATGATGCAATCTGCTTTATCCAAGGAGAGGAGAGAACAGAAGATGATTCAAAGAGAACAAGAAATGGAGAGCTTACCCATGGGACTGAACAAGAACTGGATAGATCCACTCCCAGAGAGTGACGGTAGGGCTTTAGCTGCCAACATGAGAGGTACTGGCATAACTCCTCAAGATTTACCAGAGTGGAAGAAGCATGTCATTGGCGGGAAGAAGTCCTCATTTGGCAAAAAGACGAACTTGTCGCTTTTAGAACAGAGGCAGTCGTTGCCTATTTATAAGCTGAGAGATGAGTTGACTAag GCCGTAGCCGACAACCAAATCCTCATAGTAATCGGTGAGACGGGGTCCGGTAAGACGACACAGATCACCCAATATTTAGCGGAGTGTGGCCTCACAGCTCGCGGTAAGATCGCGTGCACGCAGCCGCGTCGTGTGGCCGCCATGTCTGTCGCTAAACGCGTCGCTGAGGAGTTCGGATGTCGCCTCGGACAAGAGGTCGGGTATACCATCCGTTTTGAAGATTGTACCAGTCCTGAGACGGTTATCAA GTACATGACAGACGGTATGTTGCTCCGCGAGTGCCTCATGGACCTGGACCTGAAAACGTACTCCGTCATCATGTTGGACGAGGCTCACGAGCGCACCATCCACACCGACGTACTCTTCGGTCTACTCAAGCAAGCCGTCCAGAAACGACCAGAACTCAAACTGATCGTTACTTCAGCTACTTTAGACGCTGTCAAGTTCTCACAGTACTTCTTCGAAGCACCCATCTTTACCATCCCTGGTCGTACATTCCCGGTCGAAGTTTTGTACACGAAAGAACCTGAGACGGATTACCTTGATGCATCTCTCATAACAGTGATGCAGATACATTTGAGAGAGCCTCCCGGAGATATTCTGCTGTTCTTAACTGGTCAAGAAGAAATTGATACCGCGTGTGAGATTCTGTATGAGAGGATGAAGTCTCTAGGTCCAGATGTACCAGAACTGATCATCTTACCGGTGTACTCAGCGCTGCCTTCGGAAATGCAGACGCGTATCTTCGAGCCAGCCCCTCCCGGCTCCAGGAAAGTCGTCATAGCTACCAACATTGCTGAAACATCGCTGACTATTGACGGAATTTATTATGTTGTCGATCCTGGATTTGTGAAGCAAAAAGTTTATAATTCGAAGACTGGGATGGACTCTTTGGTAGTGACGCCTATTTCACAA GCGGCGGCAAAACAGCGAGCGGGTCGTGCCGGACGGACGGGCCCGGGCAAGTGCTACCGACTGTACACGGAGCGAGCCTACAGGGACGAAATGTTGCCCACACCCGTTCCTGAAATACAGCGCACCAACCTCGCTACCACT GTGCTGCAGCTCAAGACTATGGGTATCAACGACCTGCTACACTTCGACTTCATGGACGCGCCGCCCGTGGAGTCGCTCATCATGGCGCTGGAACAACTGCACTCATTGTCCGCTCTCGATTCTGAAGGATTACTCACTAGGCTGGGCCGCAGG ATGGCCGAATTCCCTCTCGAACCGAACTTATCAAAGATCTTAATCATGTCAGTTGCCCTCCAATGTTCTGACGAGATCCTCACCATTGTTTCAATGCTGAGCGTTCAAAACGTGTTCTATCGTCCCAAAGACAAGCAAGCACTGGCTGATCAGAAGAAGGCGAAGTTCAACCAGCCAGAAGGCGATCACCTGACGTTACTGGCTGTTTATAATAGTTGGAGGAATAATAAGTTCTCTAACGCATGGTGCTATGAGAACTTCGTGCAGATACGTACGCTGAAGAGAGCGCAGGATGTTCGGAAACAACTGCTGGGTATTATGGATAG ACACAAACTGGATGTGGTGTCCGCGGGCAAGAACACAGTTCGTATCCAGAAGACAATATGTTCCGGTTTCTTCAGGAACGCCGCCAAGAAGGATCCGCAAGAGGGGTACAGGACTCTCGTCGACAGCCAAGTAGTTTACATTCATCCTTCTAGCGCGCTATTTAACAGGCAACCTGAATG GGTTATCTACCACGAGCTCGTCCAAACTACAAAGGAGTACATGCGCGAAGTGACCACCATCGATCCTAAATGGCTGGTGGAGTTCGCGCCAGCATTCTTCAAGTTCTCCGACCCTACCAAACTGTCCAAATTCAAGAAGAACCAGAGATTGGAACCGCTCTACAACAAATATGAAGAACCCAACGCCTGGAGAATATCTAGAGTTCGCAGGAGAAGGAATTAG
- the Med9 gene encoding mediator of RNA polymerase II transcription subunit 9 has translation MENNTDHSEQNNFSPITVQDVDVDFLPIVYEIIRSVERDFHDNSAKARESQDCSQRVLELQKKFDIARAQIKRLPGIDYNKQDQLKQFEILRTQLRLKRELLQKYRNMCSFETSFK, from the exons ATGGAAAACAACACAGATCATTCCGAACAGAACAACTTTAGTCCTATTACTGTGCAGGACGTAGATGTAGATTTTTTACCGATTGTTTACGAAATAATACGAAG CGTTGAGAGGGACTTCCATGACAACTCTGCCAAAGCGAGGGAGTCTCAAGACTGTAGCCAAAGGGTGCTCGAATTACAGAAAAAGTTCGATATAGCGCGTGCTCAG ATAAAGCGCTTGCCTGGCATAGACTACAACAAGCAGGATCAGTTGAAGCAGTTTGAAATTCTGAGAACACAGCTCAGGCTGAAGCGTGAGCTCCTGCAGAAGTATCGTAATATGTGCTCATTTGAAACATCATTCAAGTGA
- the LOC110372712 gene encoding mitochondrial E3 ubiquitin protein ligase 1, whose protein sequence is MDFFSEVIGETVILGIDSLILGFCVKQLSKCKHILNALQTAPVLDIDQTLNKEINKYSNNTIPYVVIRGLVKPLGNPITSNYNNSVTGVVQRLTIKEHVIARTSAGFWSDQTRTIHEVCNSTPFVLSNGKYSIEVVDALAAELLDMDVISDKFEPMSPGVIDHVWGFFSGVRQRGLQTMEEMLRDGSYITAIGELSRSSSGEMKIQPPKDGLPLYLTTATKSTLLKRLASSRDFLRVLLILFGTVAAAASFRMAYKYMKRRKRRAIEDSMKKQLAAGRRERRAHAREKNLTEVQLCVVCTENPKEIILLPCGHVCLCEDCSDNIKDYCPICRERIDSRAPAFIT, encoded by the exons ATGGACTTCTTTTCGGAAGTTATCGGCGAAACAGTGATCCTTGGAATAGACAGTCTTATTTTGGGGTTTTGTGTGAAACAGCTGAGTAAATGTAAACATATCCTGAATGCCTTACAG ACCGCTCCAGTTCTGGACATAGACCAGACATTGAACAAAGAAATCAACAAGTACTCCAACAACACCATCCCGTATGTGGTGATCAGGGGACTGGTGAAGCCTCTGGGCAACCCCATCACAAGCAACTATAACAACTCTGTCACCGGTGTGGTACAGAG GCTGACTATCAAAGAGCATGTGATAGCAAGGACATCAGCAGGCTTCTGGTCAGACCAGACCCGCACAATACATGAGGTGTGCAACTCCACACCTTTTGTGCTCAGCAATGGAAAGTACAGCATTGAGGTGGTGGATGCTCTCGCTGCAGAGTTACTTG ACATGGACGTCATATCAGATAAGTTTGAGCCAATGTCACCTGGCGTCATAGACCATGTATGGGGGTTCTTCTCCGGCGTCCGACAGCGAGGCCTCCAGACCATGGAGGAGATGTTGAGGGACGGCTCCTACATCACGGCTATAGGAGAGCTCAGCCGAAGCAGCAGTGGCGAAATGAAAATACAGCCGCCCAAGGATGGCCTCCCCTTATACCTGACAACAGCTACCAAATCAACTTTACTGAAACGCCTTGCTAGTTCAAGAGACTTTTTGAG GGTACTTCTTATATTATTCGGCACGGTGGCTGCGGCGGCATCGTTCCGCATGGCATATAAGTATATGAAGCGTCGCAAGCGCCGAGCGATCGAAGACTCCATGAAGAAACAGCTGGCGGCCGGCCGCCGGGAGCGAAGGGCGCATGCGCGAGAGAAGAACCTAACTGAAGTGCAGCTGTGTGTAGTTTGCACAGAAAATCCTAAAGAG ATTATCCTACTCCCATGCGGCCATGTGTGTCTCTGTGAGGACTGCTCAGACAACATCAAGGACTACTGCCCCATCTGTCGCGAGAGGATAGACTCCAGAGCGCCAGCATTCATTACGTAG